A DNA window from Vigna angularis cultivar LongXiaoDou No.4 chromosome 1, ASM1680809v1, whole genome shotgun sequence contains the following coding sequences:
- the LOC108341953 gene encoding putative leucine-rich repeat receptor-like serine/threonine-protein kinase At2g24130 encodes MMGLFRLAVFLFFCLDTVHSTVLGKENAGIVNGKKSLISFMSGIVSDPQNALDSWKSPGVHVCDWSGVRCNNASDMIVEVDLSGRSLGGTISPALANISSLQILDLSGNFLVGRIPKEIGHLVRLRQLSLSGNFLEDHIPSEFGLLHNLDYLNLGSNHLEGEIPSSLFCNRTSLGYVDLSNNSLGGQIPLNKGCILKELKFLLLWSNKLVGKVPLALSNSTKLKWLDLGLNMLSGELPSEIVSNWPQLQFLYLSYNNFTSHDGNTNLEPFFASLVNLSHFQELELAGNNLGGKLPHSIGDLPTSLQQLHLEKNLIYGSIPPHISNLVNLNFLKLSSNLINGSIPPSLGHMNRLERIYLSNNSLSGEIPSTLGGIQHLGLLDLSRNKLSGPIPDSFANLPQLRRLLLYDNQLSGTIPPSLAKCVNLEILDLSHNNITGLIPAEVAALSSLKLYLNLSNNNLHGSIPLKLSKMDMVLAIDLSMNNLSGSIPPQLESCIALEYLNLSGNSFEGPLPYSLGQLLYIRALDVSSNQLTGAIPQSMQLSPSLKELNFSFNRFSGKVSNKGAFSNLTIDSFLGNGGLCGPFKGMQQCHKKCSYHLVFLLIPVSLFGTPLLCILFRYPTVMKSRVKKRFATVSRGDFEDVEEGAKEVKYPRITYEQLKEATGGFGATSLIGSGRFGQVYEGMLQDNTRVAVKVLDTTQGEISRSFRRECQILKKIRHRNLIRIITICCRPEFNALVFPLMPNGSLESHLYPSQRLNVVQLVRICSDVAEGMAYLHHYSPVKVVHCDLKPSNILLDEDMTALVTDFGISRLVQSDENTSTSTSSFSSTHALLCGTVGYIAPEYGMGKDASSEGDVYSFGVLVLEMVSGRRPTEVLSHEGSSLSEWLKKLYTQPHHLQSFVQQTLQRCYPFGLPNPHNKVWKDVILELIELGLICTQHNPSTRPSMHDIAQEMERLKDYLTKSTFTRHSSQSQH; translated from the exons ATGATGGGTTTGTTTAGGTTAGCAGTGTTCCTGTTTTTCTGTCTGGACACTGTTCATTCTACAGTTCTTGGGAAAGAAAATGCTGGCATCGTGAATGGAAAAAAATCACTTATTTCATTCATGTCAGGCATTGTTTCAGACCCTCAAAACGCTCTGGATAGTTGGAAGTCACCCGGTGTTCATGTTTGTGATTGGTCGGGTGTGAGATGTAACAATGCAAGTGACATGATCGTAGAGGTTGATCTCAGTGGAAGGTCTCTAGGAGGCACTATTTCCCCTGCCCTTGCTAACATCTCTTCCTTGCAAATTCTTGATCTTTCTGGGAACTTTTTGGTGGGTCGGATTCCAAAAGAAATAGGCCATTTGGTTCGGCTTAGACAACTCAGTTTGTCTGGGAATTTTCTTGAGGATCACATTCCATCCGAGTTTGGTTTACTTCACAACTTGGACTACCTTAACTTAGGAAGCAATCATCTTGAGGGAGAGATCCCTTCTTCACTCTTCTGCAATAGGACTTCACTGGGTTATGTAGACCTCTCTAACAATTCCTTAGGTGGCCAAATCCCCTTGAACAAAGGGTGCATCCTAAAAGAACTCAAGTTCCTATTACTTTGGTCTAACAAGCTTGTAGGAAAAGTTCCTTTAGCTCTTTCAAACTCTACCAAGCTAAAATGGCTTGATTTGGGGTTGAATATGTTGAGTGGAGAGCTTCCTTCTGAGATTGTAAGTAATTGGCCACAACTACAATTCCTCTACTTGTCGTACAATAATTTTACTAGCCATGATGGTAATACCAACCTTGAACCTTTCTTTGCCTCCTTGGTGAATTTATCGCACTTTCAAGAACTTGAATTGGCGGGAAATAATCTCGGTGGAAAGCTGCCTCACAGTATTGGTGATCTTCCTACCAGCCTGCAACAACTCCACCTAGAAAAGAATCTCATATATGGCTCTATACCTCCTCATATTTCCAACCTTGTCAACCTGAATTTCTTGAAGTTGTCTAGTAACCTAATAAATGGATCAATCCCTCCCAGCCTCGGCCATATGAATAGGCTAGAAAGAatttacttatcaaacaattcACTATCTGGTGAGATTCCTTCAACCCTTGGTGGCATTCAGCATCTGGGACTTCTAGACTTGTCAAGAAACAAGCTTTCTGGCCCAATACCAGACAGTTTTGCAAATTTACCCCAGTTAAGAAGGCTTTTACTTTATGACAACCAACTTTCTGGAACAATCCCACCAAGTCTGGCAAAATGTGTAAATTTGGAGATTTTAGACTTATCTCACAACAATATAACTGGGTTGATTCCTGCAGAAGTTGCAGCCTTGAGTAGCTTGAAACTATACCTGAATTTATCAAACAATAACTTGCATGGGTCTATTCCATTAAAGCTCAGCAAAATGGACATGGTTCTAGCTATTGATTTATCCATGAATAACCTCTCTGGAAGCATACCACCACAGCTGGAAAGTTGCATAGCACTGGAGTACCTCAACCTCTCTGGTAACTCCTTTGAAGGCCCTCTCCCTTATTCATTAGGCCAATTGCTTTATATTAGAGCACTTGATGTGTCTTCAAATCAGTTGACTGGGGCAATACCACAGTCCATGCAGTTGTCTCCCTCTCTGAAGGAACTTAATTTCTCTTTCAACAGATTCTCAGGGAAAGTGTCAAACAAGGGAGCATTTTCAAATCTTACCATAGACTCTTTCCTGGGAAACGGTGGTCTCTGCGGCCCGTTCAAAGGCATGCAACAATGTCACAAGAAATGTAGTTATCATTTGGTGTTCTTGTTAATTCCTGTGTCACTATTTGGCACCCCTCTCCTATGCATACTTTTTAGGTACCCAACAGTAATGAAGTCAAGAGTGAAAAAACGATTTGCAACTGTTAGCAGAggtgattttgaggatgtagaaGAAGGAGCAAAAGAGGTCAAGTATCCAAGAATCACATATGAACAACTTAAAGAAGCCACCGGAGGCTTCGGTGCTACAAGCTTAATTGGTTCAGGCCGGTTTGGGCAGGTCTACGAAGGAATGCTCCAAGATAATACAAGAGTAGCTGTGAAGGTGTTGGACACAACACAAGGTGAGATTTCAAGGAGTTTTAGAAGGGAATGTCAAATACTGAAAAAGATAAGGCACAGAAATTTAATAAGGATCATAACAATCTGTTGTAGGCCAGAATTTAATGCTCTTGTTTTTCCCTTGATGCCAAATGGTAGTCTCGAGAGTCACCTATATCCAAGCCAAAGACTGAATGTGGTTCAACTAGTAAGAATCTGCAGTGATGTAGCTGAGGGAATGGCCTATCTGCACCATTACTCTCCAGTGAAAGTAGTGCATTGTGATCTTAAGCCTAGCAATATACTCCTTGATGAAGATATGACAGCTTTGGTCACTGATTTTGGAATTTCAAGGCTTGTACAAAGTGATGAGAACACATCCACCAGCACCTCATCTTTCAGTTCAACACATGCTTTGCTATGTGGGACGGTCGGTTACATAGCTCCCG AGTACGGAATGGGAAAAGATGCTTCAAGTGAGGGTGATGTTTACAGTTTTGGGGTGCTTGTGTTGGAGATGGTCTCAGGTAGACGCCCCACAGAAGTGCTCAGCCATGAAGGCTCAAGCTTGAGTGAATGGCTTAAGAAACTATACACACAACCACACCACCTTCAAAGCTTTGTTCAACAAACACTTCAAAGGTGCTATCCTTTTGGTCTGCCAAATCCTCACAACAAAGTGTGGAAAGATGTTATTCTGGAACTCATTGAGCTGGGGCTCATTTGCACTCAGCACAACCCTTCAACAAGACCAAGCATGCACGACATAGCACAAGAGATGGAGAGGTTAAAGGACTACCTCACCAAGTCGACCTTCACACGTCATTCAAGTCAATCCCAACATTAA